A genomic stretch from Bdellovibrionales bacterium CG10_big_fil_rev_8_21_14_0_10_45_34 includes:
- a CDS encoding DUF366 domain-containing protein: MKASWSEEIVSYDGTQLAPRFAYQKHGLVGDSIVSWQGPCAISFENMKDLEDVISQSKIEGSMMVHFIVEVFDWDLKGAVALQRLLASIVKDVVDSRAAESSVPAGKKEVKLIRKGDDLYLANTDKKLSISVATASNTSCLIHFAVNVSNEGTPVPTCSLNELRIDVQKFGQAVMANFVNEYGTILEARSKTR; this comes from the coding sequence GTGAAGGCAAGTTGGAGTGAAGAAATTGTTTCCTACGACGGAACTCAGCTCGCGCCAAGATTTGCGTACCAAAAGCACGGACTGGTTGGCGACTCTATTGTTTCGTGGCAAGGACCCTGTGCGATTTCTTTTGAAAACATGAAAGATCTTGAAGATGTTATCAGTCAATCCAAAATCGAAGGCTCGATGATGGTTCACTTCATCGTAGAGGTTTTTGATTGGGACCTGAAAGGTGCGGTAGCACTGCAGCGATTATTGGCGTCGATCGTAAAAGATGTCGTTGATTCTAGAGCTGCAGAGTCAAGCGTGCCGGCAGGTAAGAAAGAAGTAAAGCTTATACGAAAAGGGGATGATCTTTATTTAGCAAATACCGACAAGAAACTTTCGATCAGTGTAGCCACCGCTTCGAACACTTCGTGTCTCATTCATTTTGCAGTTAATGTTTCAAATGAGGGGACGCCTGTCCCCACATGCTCTTTAAATGAGCTTCGAATTGATGTCCAAAAATTTGGTCAAGCGGTCATGGCTAATTTCGTCAATGAATACGGAACTATTCTCGAGGCCCGGTCTAAAACCCGCTAG
- the queC gene encoding 7-cyano-7-deazaguanine synthase QueC encodes MAHSNLSIITLSGGLDSVVNLYEAFRCSKVVLALTFDYGQRSFRKECAAASYFCEQLNVPHQIIELEWLSRITTSALVNRSAPLPTSVDLENHLATAESAKAVWVPNRNGVFINIAASFAEAMGAGWIVVGWNKEEAATFSDNSGEFVNASNQFLELSTQTQPTIQCWTIEMDKTQILSRALELGIDINNIWPCYESNDELCGVCESCQRFLRAKMASST; translated from the coding sequence TTGGCGCATTCAAATCTTTCGATCATAACACTTTCGGGCGGTTTAGATTCTGTTGTTAATCTTTACGAAGCCTTTAGGTGCTCTAAAGTCGTATTGGCTTTAACTTTTGACTATGGTCAACGAAGCTTTCGTAAAGAGTGTGCCGCGGCAAGCTACTTTTGCGAGCAACTGAATGTGCCCCATCAGATCATTGAACTTGAATGGCTCAGTCGGATCACGACGAGTGCATTGGTCAATCGTTCGGCTCCGCTACCAACTTCCGTTGATCTTGAAAATCATTTGGCCACAGCGGAATCCGCTAAGGCAGTTTGGGTACCAAATCGCAATGGGGTTTTTATCAATATTGCAGCAAGTTTCGCAGAGGCAATGGGGGCAGGATGGATTGTTGTCGGATGGAACAAAGAGGAGGCTGCGACCTTTTCTGACAATTCCGGCGAGTTTGTAAATGCTTCCAATCAGTTCTTAGAGCTCTCAACTCAGACCCAACCCACAATACAGTGCTGGACAATTGAAATGGATAAAACTCAAATTCTGTCGCGTGCGCTTGAATTGGGGATCGACATCAATAATATTTGGCCATGTTACGAATCAAATGACGAGCTCTGTGGAGTTTGTGAAAGTTGTCAGAGATTTTTGAGAGCAAAGATGGCTAGTTCTACTTAA
- the yajC gene encoding preprotein translocase subunit YajC, giving the protein MFWSYAWAQSTPQQPSMLESLLPMVLLFGVIYFFMIRPQSKFRKEQAKMQEALKRGDQVITVSGILGRVEGLTDKYITLEIATDVRVKILRTQIAGQVKDQPA; this is encoded by the coding sequence ATGTTTTGGTCATATGCGTGGGCACAATCGACTCCCCAACAACCGTCGATGTTAGAATCTTTACTTCCGATGGTCCTATTATTCGGAGTTATTTACTTCTTTATGATCAGACCTCAGAGCAAGTTCCGCAAAGAACAGGCGAAGATGCAAGAGGCGCTAAAGCGCGGAGATCAGGTAATAACTGTGAGCGGAATTTTGGGCCGGGTAGAGGGCCTCACAGACAAATACATAACTCTCGAAATAGCGACTGATGTTAGGGTGAAGATTTTAAGAACCCAAATCGCTGGACAAGTAAAAGATCAGCCGGCTTAA